In the genome of Methanobacterium spitsbergense, one region contains:
- a CDS encoding flippase has translation MNTIQRITKNVGVLFISQLMSYVLGFFTLVYTARYLGVEGFGTLSLALAFTGIFSVCMDLGLSTLTIREVARNKSLAKKFVANITFIKIILAIFTLFVIFIVVQILGYNPQTMQVIYVIALYTVFTTFSQLFYAVFQANEKMEYQSVGVILSSVLLLAGVFLAIYLKFNIIQFSLIYLFSGASILCYALLAYSRNYSLPNPTLNIVYWKDLIKESWPFAITTISINIYIWIDTILLSIIIGTAAVGVYNASYKLVLILIVIPVVFNNAVYPLMSQYYISSRQSLNLMFEKLFKIMILIALPLGVGTVLIAKKVIMLIYGAQFLGAVIAMQILIWSIVLIFTRSPFERLLESSNRQLTVTKIFAIGVIFNVIMNIIVIPKYSYVGASIITVLTDTIVLALLIVATKDMGLSITKNSKISLIKIIMASLIMGIILKYLLNLNVFLEIIIGAIIYISILLILKIFDDEEIRIIKSVLR, from the coding sequence ATGAACACAATCCAAAGAATAACCAAAAATGTCGGAGTACTTTTCATATCTCAGTTGATGAGCTACGTTTTAGGGTTCTTCACTTTGGTCTACACCGCCAGATATTTGGGTGTTGAAGGATTCGGCACATTATCACTTGCACTTGCATTTACAGGTATTTTTAGTGTTTGTATGGATCTAGGATTGAGCACTCTCACTATAAGAGAAGTCGCAAGGAATAAATCACTTGCAAAAAAGTTTGTTGCTAATATAACATTTATTAAGATAATTCTGGCCATATTCACTCTTTTCGTTATATTTATTGTTGTCCAAATTTTAGGATATAACCCTCAAACAATGCAGGTTATTTATGTAATTGCATTATACACTGTTTTTACTACTTTTTCCCAACTATTTTATGCTGTTTTCCAGGCAAATGAAAAAATGGAATATCAATCTGTAGGGGTTATTTTAAGCAGTGTTTTGCTACTGGCAGGAGTTTTTCTAGCCATATACCTAAAATTCAATATTATACAATTCTCTTTAATTTATTTATTCAGTGGAGCATCCATTTTGTGTTATGCACTCCTTGCATACTCTAGAAATTATTCTTTGCCAAACCCAACGTTAAATATTGTCTATTGGAAAGATTTGATTAAAGAATCATGGCCTTTTGCAATTACAACTATTTCTATTAATATATACATATGGATAGATACGATATTATTATCAATTATCATTGGAACTGCTGCTGTCGGCGTATATAACGCATCTTACAAACTCGTATTAATTTTAATTGTTATTCCTGTAGTTTTCAACAACGCTGTTTATCCATTGATGTCCCAATATTACATTTCATCAAGACAATCCCTTAACTTAATGTTTGAAAAACTATTCAAAATCATGATACTAATAGCCTTGCCCCTTGGTGTTGGAACTGTTCTAATAGCTAAAAAGGTTATAATGTTAATTTACGGTGCACAATTCCTTGGGGCTGTAATTGCTATGCAGATTTTGATTTGGTCAATCGTTCTGATTTTTACACGAAGTCCATTCGAAAGACTTTTGGAATCATCAAACAGACAACTCACCGTTACCAAAATATTTGCAATAGGAGTTATATTTAATGTGATTATGAATATCATTGTAATTCCAAAATACAGCTATGTTGGTGCAAGTATAATAACAGTCCTAACTGATACAATAGTTTTAGCATTACTTATTGTAGCTACAAAGGATATGGGACTTTCAATCACTAAAAACAGCAAAATAAGTTTGATCAAAATAATAATGGCTAGTTTGATTATGGGAATAATA